In the genome of Neofelis nebulosa isolate mNeoNeb1 chromosome 6, mNeoNeb1.pri, whole genome shotgun sequence, one region contains:
- the ADGRF1 gene encoding adhesion G-protein coupled receptor F1 isoform X1, producing MEFHMLWLISFFTLTDGWEGFLGRNEGMKTKRGLTVNKKKHPGSVQEYELLLQVAYRDSKEKRHLKNFLKLLNPPLLWLHEPMKIIRAKATTYCGRQNGVLQCSCEDGYSWFPPSCLDPQKCYLHTAGALQSCDCHLNNLSQSLSFCERAKVWGTFKINEQFTKDLLNSSSPSYSKYTTGIEIQLKEALKRIQDFESVHVTQFRHYRDGSIIAGFEVVGSSSTSELLSAIEQVAEKVKAGLRKLFPLEDGSFRVFGKAQCNSIVFGFGSGNDEYTLPCSSDYTGNITARCQPSGWQVLRETCVHSQLDKLKKNFSVIAGNATEAAVSSLVRNLSVVIRQNPSTTAGNLASVVSILDNVLSLSLSSHFKVSNSTMEDVISIADHILNSASVTNWTVLLREEQDASSRLLETLENISSLVPSTALPLSFSREFIHWRGIPGSQSQPEMGYSYEAKILPPNTSIPIRGHVLIGSDQFQWSFPETIISMASLTLGNILSIAKNGNAQVNGPVISTVIQNYSINEIFLVFPKTESNLSQPHCVFWDFRHLQWNNAGCHLVNETPDTVTCQCTHLTSFSILMSPFVPPAIIPFVKWITFVGLGISIGSLTLCLIFEALFWKQVKKNQTSYTRHICMVNIALCLLIADVWFVVAATADSTVSFSGVCIAAVFFMHFFYLSLFFWMLMLGILLAYRILFVFHHMGLHLMMAFGFCLGYGCPLIISVITIAVTQPGNGYERKDVCWLNWSDKSKPLLAFAVPALTIVAVNLVVVLLVLTKLWRPTVGERPSQDNKATIVRMGKSLLILTPLLGLTWGFGIGTIVDNRNLAWHVIFALLNAFQGFFILCFGMLWDSKLRQLLFNKLTPLSSQKQASKQNSTDVSAKPKFPKPFNPLQHKGIYALSHTGESSNDIMLTQFLSTE from the exons ATGGAATTCCACATGCTCTGGCTCATCTCTTTCTTCACACTCACCGATggctgggaaggcttcctgggg AGAAATGAAggcatgaaaacaaaaagaggacTCACTGTGAATAAGAAAAAGCATCCAG gCTCAGTCCAGGAATATGAGCTGCTGCTTCAGGTGGCCTACAGAGATTCCAAGGAGAAGAGACACTTGAAGAATTTTCTGAAGCTTTTGAACCCTCCATTGTTATGGTTACATGAACCAATGAAGATTATCAGAGCAAAGGCCACCACAT ACTGTGGGCGCCAGAATGGGGTCCTGCAGTGTTCCTGTGAGGACGGCTATTCCTGGTTCCCTCCCTCATGCCTTGATCCCCAGAAATGCTACCTTCACACGGCCGGAGCCCTCCAGAGCTGTGACTGTCATCTCAACAACCTCagccagagcctcagtttctgtgaGAGAGCAA AGGTTTGGGGCACTTTCAAAATCAATGAACAATTTACCAAAGACCTTTTGAATTCATCTTCTCCTTCATATTCCAAGTATACAACTGGAATTGAAATTCAA CTTAAAGAAGCACTCAAAAGAATTCAAGATTTTGAGTCGGTTCATGTCACCCAATTTCG TCATTATAGGGATGGAAGCATCATTGCTGGGTTTGAAGTTGTGGGTTCCAGCAGCACATCTGAGCTGCTGTCAGCCATCGAACAGGTGGCTGAGAAGGTGAAGGCAGGCCTTCGCAAGCTGTTCCCACTAGAAGACGGCTCTTTCAGAGTATTTGGAAAAG cCCAGTGTAACAGCATTGTCTTTGGATTTGGGTCCGGGAATGACGAGTACACTCTTCCCTGTAGCAGCGACTACACTGGAAACATtacagccaggtgccagccctcTGGGTGGCAGGTCCTCAGGGAGACATGTGTACACTCTCAGCTGGACAAACTGAAGAAG AATTTCAGTGTGATCGCAGGCAATGCCACTGAGGCAGCTGTGTCATCCTTGGTGAGAAATCTTTCAGTCGTCATTCGGCAAAACCCATCAACTACAGCTGGCAATCTGGCTTCAGTGGTGTCCATTCTGGACAACGTCTTGTCTCTGTCACTGTCAAGTCATTTCAAGGTGTCCAATTCAACCATGGAG GATGTCATCAGTATTGCTGACCACATCCTTAATTCAGCATCAGTAACCAACTGGACGGTGTTACTGCGGGAAGAACAGGATGCCAGCTCACGATTACTGGAGACACTGGAAAACATCAGCAGCCTCGTACCTTCGACAGCTCTGCCCCTGAGTTTCTCTCGGGAATTCATTCACTGGAGAGGGATTCCAGGGTCCCAAAGCCAACCTGAGATGGGTTACAGCTATGAGGCTAAAATACTCCCCCCAAATACTTCCATTCCCATCAGAGGCCATGTGTTAATTGGGTCAGACCAATTCCAGTGGTCCTTTCCAGAAACTATTATCAGCATGGCCTCATTGACCCTGGGGAATATTCTATCCATTGCCAAAAATGGAAATGCTCAGGTCAATGGGCCAGTGATATCCACGGTTATCCAAAACTATTCCATAAATGAAATTTTCCTGGTTTTTCCCAAGACAGAGTCAAATCTGAGCCAGCCTCACTGTGTGTTTTGGGATTTCAGGCATTTGCAATGGAACAATGCGGGCTGCCACCTAGTGAATGAAACTCCAGACACGGTGACGTGCCAATGTACTCACCTGACCTCCTTCTCCATACTGATGTCACCCTTTGTCCCCCCTGCCATCATCCCCTTTGTGAAATGGATCACTTTTGTGGGACTGGGCATCTCCATCGGAAGTCTCACCTTATGCCTAATCTTTGAAGCTCTATTTTGGAAGCAGGTCAAGAAAAACCAAACTTCCTACACGCGCCATATTTGCATGGTGAACATAGCCTTGTGCCTCCTGATTGCTGATGTTTGGTTTGTCGTTGCTGCCACTGCAGACTCCACAGTAAGCTTTTCTGGAGTCTGCATAGCTGCAGTGTTTTTTATGCACTTTTTCTACCTCTCCTTGTTCTTTTGGATGCTCATGCTTGGCATCCTGCTAGCTTATCGGATCCTCTTTGTGTTCCATCACATGGGCCTGCATTTGATGATGGCTTTCGGGTTCTGCCTGGGCTATGGGTGCCCTCTCATCATATCTGTCATCACCATTGCCGTCACGCAACCTGGCAATGGCTACGAAAGGAAAGACGTGTGTTGGCTTAATTGGTCTGATAAGAGCAAACCCCTCTTGGCCTTTGCTGTTCCTGCACTGACTATTGTGGCTGTGAATTTGGTTGTGGTGCTATTAGTTCTCACAAAGCTCTGGAGGCCCACTGTTGGAGAAAGGCCGAGTCAGGACAACAAGGCCACTATTGTCCGCATGGGGAAGAGCCTCCTCATCCTGACCCCTCTGCTGGGCCTCACCTGGGGCTTTGGCATAGGAACAATAGTGGACAACCGGAATCTGGCTTGGCATGTTATTTTTGCATTACTCAATGCATTCCAG ggttttttcaTCTTATGTTTTGGAATGCTCTGGGATAGTAAG CTGCGACAATTGCTGTTCAACAAATTGACTCCTTTAAGCTCTCAGAAGCAAGCATCAAAG CAGAACTCAACAGATGTATCTGCCAAACCCAAATTCCCAAAGCCTTTCAACCCACTGCAACACAAAG GCATTTATGCTCTTTCCCATACTGGAGAATCGTCAAATGACATCATGCTAACCCAGTTTTTATCAACTGAATAA
- the ADGRF1 gene encoding adhesion G-protein coupled receptor F1 isoform X2: protein MEFHMLWLISFFTLTDGWEGFLGRNEGMKTKRGLTVNKKKHPGSVQEYELLLQVAYRDSKEKRHLKNFLKLLNPPLLWLHEPMKIIRAKATTYCGRQNGVLQCSCEDGYSWFPPSCLDPQKCYLHTAGALQSCDCHLNNLSQSLSFCERAKVWGTFKINEQFTKDLLNSSSPSYSKYTTGIEIQLKEALKRIQDFESVHVTQFRHYRDGSIIAGFEVVGSSSTSELLSAIEQVAEKVKAGLRKLFPLEDGSFRVFGKAQCNSIVFGFGSGNDEYTLPCSSDYTGNITARCQPSGWQVLRETCVHSQLDKLKKNFSVIAGNATEAAVSSLVRNLSVVIRQNPSTTAGNLASVVSILDNVLSLSLSSHFKVSNSTMEDVISIADHILNSASVTNWTVLLREEQDASSRLLETLENISSLVPSTALPLSFSREFIHWRGIPGSQSQPEMGYSYEAKILPPNTSIPIRGHVLIGSDQFQWSFPETIISMASLTLGNILSIAKNGNAQVNGPVISTVIQNYSINEIFLVFPKTESNLSQPHCVFWDFRHLQWNNAGCHLVNETPDTVTCQCTHLTSFSILMSPFVPPAIIPFVKWITFVGLGISIGSLTLCLIFEALFWKQVKKNQTSYTRHICMVNIALCLLIADVWFVVAATADSTVSFSGVCIAAVFFMHFFYLSLFFWMLMLGILLAYRILFVFHHMGLHLMMAFGFCLGYGCPLIISVITIAVTQPGNGYERKDVCWLNWSDKSKPLLAFAVPALTIVAVNLVVVLLVLTKLWRPTVGERPSQDNKATIVRMGKSLLILTPLLGLTWGFGIGTIVDNRNLAWHVIFALLNAFQGFFILCFGMLWDSKLRQLLFNKLTPLSSQKQASKNSTDVSAKPKFPKPFNPLQHKGIYALSHTGESSNDIMLTQFLSTE, encoded by the exons ATGGAATTCCACATGCTCTGGCTCATCTCTTTCTTCACACTCACCGATggctgggaaggcttcctgggg AGAAATGAAggcatgaaaacaaaaagaggacTCACTGTGAATAAGAAAAAGCATCCAG gCTCAGTCCAGGAATATGAGCTGCTGCTTCAGGTGGCCTACAGAGATTCCAAGGAGAAGAGACACTTGAAGAATTTTCTGAAGCTTTTGAACCCTCCATTGTTATGGTTACATGAACCAATGAAGATTATCAGAGCAAAGGCCACCACAT ACTGTGGGCGCCAGAATGGGGTCCTGCAGTGTTCCTGTGAGGACGGCTATTCCTGGTTCCCTCCCTCATGCCTTGATCCCCAGAAATGCTACCTTCACACGGCCGGAGCCCTCCAGAGCTGTGACTGTCATCTCAACAACCTCagccagagcctcagtttctgtgaGAGAGCAA AGGTTTGGGGCACTTTCAAAATCAATGAACAATTTACCAAAGACCTTTTGAATTCATCTTCTCCTTCATATTCCAAGTATACAACTGGAATTGAAATTCAA CTTAAAGAAGCACTCAAAAGAATTCAAGATTTTGAGTCGGTTCATGTCACCCAATTTCG TCATTATAGGGATGGAAGCATCATTGCTGGGTTTGAAGTTGTGGGTTCCAGCAGCACATCTGAGCTGCTGTCAGCCATCGAACAGGTGGCTGAGAAGGTGAAGGCAGGCCTTCGCAAGCTGTTCCCACTAGAAGACGGCTCTTTCAGAGTATTTGGAAAAG cCCAGTGTAACAGCATTGTCTTTGGATTTGGGTCCGGGAATGACGAGTACACTCTTCCCTGTAGCAGCGACTACACTGGAAACATtacagccaggtgccagccctcTGGGTGGCAGGTCCTCAGGGAGACATGTGTACACTCTCAGCTGGACAAACTGAAGAAG AATTTCAGTGTGATCGCAGGCAATGCCACTGAGGCAGCTGTGTCATCCTTGGTGAGAAATCTTTCAGTCGTCATTCGGCAAAACCCATCAACTACAGCTGGCAATCTGGCTTCAGTGGTGTCCATTCTGGACAACGTCTTGTCTCTGTCACTGTCAAGTCATTTCAAGGTGTCCAATTCAACCATGGAG GATGTCATCAGTATTGCTGACCACATCCTTAATTCAGCATCAGTAACCAACTGGACGGTGTTACTGCGGGAAGAACAGGATGCCAGCTCACGATTACTGGAGACACTGGAAAACATCAGCAGCCTCGTACCTTCGACAGCTCTGCCCCTGAGTTTCTCTCGGGAATTCATTCACTGGAGAGGGATTCCAGGGTCCCAAAGCCAACCTGAGATGGGTTACAGCTATGAGGCTAAAATACTCCCCCCAAATACTTCCATTCCCATCAGAGGCCATGTGTTAATTGGGTCAGACCAATTCCAGTGGTCCTTTCCAGAAACTATTATCAGCATGGCCTCATTGACCCTGGGGAATATTCTATCCATTGCCAAAAATGGAAATGCTCAGGTCAATGGGCCAGTGATATCCACGGTTATCCAAAACTATTCCATAAATGAAATTTTCCTGGTTTTTCCCAAGACAGAGTCAAATCTGAGCCAGCCTCACTGTGTGTTTTGGGATTTCAGGCATTTGCAATGGAACAATGCGGGCTGCCACCTAGTGAATGAAACTCCAGACACGGTGACGTGCCAATGTACTCACCTGACCTCCTTCTCCATACTGATGTCACCCTTTGTCCCCCCTGCCATCATCCCCTTTGTGAAATGGATCACTTTTGTGGGACTGGGCATCTCCATCGGAAGTCTCACCTTATGCCTAATCTTTGAAGCTCTATTTTGGAAGCAGGTCAAGAAAAACCAAACTTCCTACACGCGCCATATTTGCATGGTGAACATAGCCTTGTGCCTCCTGATTGCTGATGTTTGGTTTGTCGTTGCTGCCACTGCAGACTCCACAGTAAGCTTTTCTGGAGTCTGCATAGCTGCAGTGTTTTTTATGCACTTTTTCTACCTCTCCTTGTTCTTTTGGATGCTCATGCTTGGCATCCTGCTAGCTTATCGGATCCTCTTTGTGTTCCATCACATGGGCCTGCATTTGATGATGGCTTTCGGGTTCTGCCTGGGCTATGGGTGCCCTCTCATCATATCTGTCATCACCATTGCCGTCACGCAACCTGGCAATGGCTACGAAAGGAAAGACGTGTGTTGGCTTAATTGGTCTGATAAGAGCAAACCCCTCTTGGCCTTTGCTGTTCCTGCACTGACTATTGTGGCTGTGAATTTGGTTGTGGTGCTATTAGTTCTCACAAAGCTCTGGAGGCCCACTGTTGGAGAAAGGCCGAGTCAGGACAACAAGGCCACTATTGTCCGCATGGGGAAGAGCCTCCTCATCCTGACCCCTCTGCTGGGCCTCACCTGGGGCTTTGGCATAGGAACAATAGTGGACAACCGGAATCTGGCTTGGCATGTTATTTTTGCATTACTCAATGCATTCCAG ggttttttcaTCTTATGTTTTGGAATGCTCTGGGATAGTAAG CTGCGACAATTGCTGTTCAACAAATTGACTCCTTTAAGCTCTCAGAAGCAAGCATCAAAG AACTCAACAGATGTATCTGCCAAACCCAAATTCCCAAAGCCTTTCAACCCACTGCAACACAAAG GCATTTATGCTCTTTCCCATACTGGAGAATCGTCAAATGACATCATGCTAACCCAGTTTTTATCAACTGAATAA